The Sorangiineae bacterium MSr11367 genome window below encodes:
- a CDS encoding chitinase — MSRIRFHVSAMSVALVMIAGGCAVTAKDDSTTSANSVTSALVAKRSEPYLYMGWGDPPSPSAVMNASGVRSFTMAFVLSSGGCNPAWDGSRPLTGGVDANAISEIRNAGGDIVPSFGGWSGNKLGPNCATASELAGAYQKVIDAYQLKAIDIDIENTDEFENPTVQDRILSALKIVKDNNPGIVTIATFGTTTSGPNDTGKRLIDQSKALGSNIDIFTLMPFDFGSSNIYNDTVGAAEGLKSKLQSTFGWSDAEAYGHIGISGMNGLSDQQEMTSVETWTQIRDWARGKGLARLAFWAANRDRGCPGGGVVSNCSGIAQSDWEFSRVTAGF, encoded by the coding sequence ATGTCAAGAATTCGATTCCACGTTTCGGCGATGAGTGTTGCTCTGGTCATGATCGCGGGAGGTTGCGCCGTAACCGCGAAGGACGACTCCACGACCTCGGCGAACTCGGTCACGAGCGCACTCGTTGCGAAGAGAAGCGAGCCGTACCTTTACATGGGGTGGGGCGATCCTCCTAGCCCGAGCGCGGTGATGAACGCGAGCGGCGTTCGCTCGTTCACCATGGCGTTCGTGCTTTCATCGGGCGGCTGCAATCCCGCCTGGGATGGTTCCAGGCCACTCACGGGTGGGGTCGACGCCAATGCCATTTCGGAAATTCGAAATGCAGGCGGCGACATCGTGCCATCGTTTGGTGGATGGAGCGGAAACAAGCTCGGACCGAACTGTGCGACGGCATCCGAGTTGGCCGGGGCCTACCAAAAGGTCATCGACGCATACCAGCTCAAAGCCATCGACATCGATATCGAGAACACCGACGAATTCGAGAACCCCACCGTCCAAGATCGCATCTTGAGCGCCTTGAAGATCGTCAAGGACAACAACCCCGGCATCGTCACCATCGCCACCTTCGGAACCACGACGTCCGGTCCCAATGACACGGGAAAGCGCCTCATCGATCAATCGAAGGCGCTCGGGTCCAACATCGATATCTTCACACTCATGCCGTTCGACTTCGGCAGCTCGAACATCTACAACGACACCGTGGGTGCCGCCGAGGGGCTCAAGAGCAAATTGCAGTCGACCTTCGGCTGGTCCGACGCTGAGGCCTACGGCCACATTGGCATCTCGGGGATGAACGGCCTTTCCGATCAACAAGAGATGACCAGCGTCGAGACCTGGACGCAGATTCGCGATTGGGCCCGCGGCAAGGGCCTGGCTAGGCTCGCATTCTGGGCGGCCAACCGCGATCGAGGGTGCCCCGGCGGTGGCGTCGTTTCCAATTGCAGTGGGATCGCTCAATCCGACTGGGAGTTCAGCAGGGTGACCGCGGGCTTCTGA
- a CDS encoding protein kinase, with amino-acid sequence MTQTRFELIEPLGTGGMGVVFLAQDTVLDRKVAIKFLTRKDLNTAQALERVQHEAQACARLNHENIVRMFDIGQDGGHPFLVMEHLEGHPLDAIMARARATNEAVIDVRRAVRLMIDIAKGLSHAHRAGIVHRDLKPSNVFITRDGTAKILDFGVAQLTAGNDVAGKHFLGTPQYMSPEQWSGQVQDGRTDIWAAGVMFFELLTGFSPFVGKHIAELRNAVLSSAPSPSLRGARPELPEEAERIVKSALEKEKDARFGSADDLLDAFVALEVLLVHALRGQSTGTDAEGTSDPSFPRQRMPGLMANAEWRQITAMACSLSYTTSTEALDDSVGEFFEACATIVRQLEGTILSSLGRQVVACFGYPRAHEDSAQRALRASSLIVDAFRPNDDKRSRGARVGIATGPCIPLAVDPETAPLRIQGEALDAAQSLERRAQPNEILTDRATQMLVQGAFELAPLEDVAVEGGTAPQHSYRLLRRKENRIRFNPIAAGNVTPLVGRTFELDELGRLWRLASGGKGQCAFVVGEAGIGKSRLLEQHLEGLATERHRLVRCQCWPHSQSSALQPILEGLEHSMGLDPDASPLQKAALLGLPTQDAAAPPMSRSANLLKHQMLGALIGLFQRLAEQEPLLLVVEDAHWADSITLELLERWLPSLAAVPAMVLVTARPEFQPLWARSSLLHHLAPRRLSPSESAAMVGFAGRGSHLPAAIVEQVVQRADGVPLFIEELTYSVVDALQKGGNEPSSWVGAVPATLEALLHARLDSLPEPGRKLARVGSVLGREMNYDLLRAMWPLSEESLRIGLLQLVETGVFRPIGPIARATCRFKHALVQEAAYQSLVKQERQELHQRAAEVLVSQFSQIAEQNPEIAARHFAEAKRPEEACVYFEKAAKQALQRSANIDALTHYARAMAQLDLLPSSSIRDRRELLLRAQLAGVYLAEDGLESIRIRETLSRIRELAETYDGDEQSFWAMLSLQQLNHVRGEHRTGLDWAAHLMARAKEAAHQGMILAAYMATVASALYYGDLTGCRDDAEAGIRLYEAQERGAIRVYMGADVGALLHVYLGYAFWLLGEPDQALRHCQEGVRIARKYDHPVSLLIRLLLLALQHNDRGEFSEARTLVDEVLHLCEEYGLHFIASTARVVRAYTQVECGERQGIDDLHAALSRRATMGATIGFTRYLPVLAQGQLQIGALDEAMLSIHRGMEIAERTGEHYCDPELLRLKGEILLAMAPSNAEQVAHIFERGLEIARRQHARSWELRLACSYGRLLASQGNPSKAKGLLAPILSTFTEGHGTRDLRLAHALLASWTTPPES; translated from the coding sequence GAACACGGCGCAGGCCTTGGAGCGCGTTCAGCACGAGGCGCAGGCGTGCGCGCGTTTGAACCACGAAAACATCGTGCGCATGTTCGACATCGGGCAAGACGGCGGGCACCCCTTTCTCGTGATGGAGCACCTCGAGGGGCATCCGCTCGACGCCATCATGGCCCGCGCGCGCGCGACGAATGAAGCGGTCATCGACGTCCGGCGGGCCGTCCGACTCATGATCGACATCGCCAAGGGATTATCGCATGCACACCGCGCTGGAATCGTGCACCGCGATTTGAAGCCGAGCAACGTCTTCATCACCAGGGACGGAACGGCCAAGATTCTCGACTTTGGTGTCGCCCAACTGACCGCGGGCAACGACGTCGCTGGCAAACATTTCCTCGGGACACCCCAGTACATGTCGCCCGAACAATGGAGTGGCCAGGTTCAAGATGGCCGGACGGACATCTGGGCTGCGGGGGTGATGTTCTTCGAATTGCTCACGGGATTTTCGCCCTTCGTGGGGAAGCACATTGCCGAACTGCGCAATGCCGTACTCTCGTCCGCCCCTTCGCCGTCGCTGCGGGGGGCGCGGCCCGAGCTGCCCGAGGAAGCGGAACGCATCGTAAAGAGCGCTCTCGAGAAAGAGAAGGACGCGCGATTCGGCAGCGCAGACGATTTGCTGGACGCGTTCGTGGCCTTGGAAGTGCTGCTCGTCCATGCCCTGCGCGGACAATCCACCGGCACGGACGCAGAGGGGACGTCGGACCCGAGCTTTCCGCGGCAACGAATGCCGGGTCTCATGGCGAATGCCGAGTGGCGCCAGATTACCGCCATGGCTTGCTCCCTTTCGTACACGACATCGACGGAGGCCCTCGACGACTCGGTGGGCGAATTTTTCGAGGCATGCGCCACGATTGTGCGCCAATTGGAGGGCACGATTTTATCCTCCTTGGGCCGACAGGTCGTCGCGTGCTTTGGCTATCCTCGAGCCCACGAAGACAGCGCTCAGCGCGCATTGCGTGCGTCGTCTCTGATTGTCGATGCATTTCGGCCCAATGACGACAAGCGTTCCCGTGGCGCCCGCGTCGGGATCGCGACAGGTCCTTGCATTCCGCTCGCCGTGGATCCGGAAACCGCGCCCCTGAGGATACAGGGCGAGGCGCTGGACGCCGCTCAATCGCTCGAACGCCGCGCCCAGCCGAACGAGATTCTCACGGATCGGGCAACCCAGATGCTCGTGCAGGGCGCCTTCGAGCTCGCGCCGCTCGAGGATGTGGCCGTCGAGGGGGGAACGGCGCCACAACATTCGTATCGATTGTTGCGGCGGAAAGAGAATCGGATTCGCTTCAACCCGATTGCAGCGGGCAACGTCACGCCGCTGGTGGGGCGCACGTTCGAGCTCGATGAACTGGGCCGCCTTTGGCGCTTGGCCAGCGGCGGCAAAGGCCAATGCGCGTTCGTCGTCGGCGAGGCGGGAATCGGGAAGTCGCGTCTTCTCGAACAGCATCTCGAAGGTTTGGCGACGGAGAGGCACAGACTGGTGCGGTGCCAATGCTGGCCGCACTCCCAGAGCAGTGCATTGCAGCCCATCCTCGAAGGCCTGGAGCACTCGATGGGATTGGATCCGGATGCCTCTCCGCTCCAAAAAGCGGCCCTCCTGGGGCTTCCCACGCAAGATGCGGCCGCTCCGCCGATGTCGCGAAGTGCGAATTTGCTGAAGCACCAGATGCTCGGAGCCCTCATCGGCTTGTTCCAGAGGCTGGCCGAGCAGGAGCCCTTGCTGCTCGTCGTCGAAGATGCGCACTGGGCAGACTCCATTACGCTCGAATTGCTGGAGCGCTGGCTACCGAGTCTCGCCGCGGTGCCGGCCATGGTGCTCGTGACCGCGCGCCCCGAGTTTCAGCCGCTCTGGGCGCGTTCCTCGCTCTTGCATCACCTCGCTCCACGCCGGCTTTCGCCGAGTGAGAGCGCCGCGATGGTCGGCTTTGCCGGTCGCGGGAGCCATCTGCCCGCCGCGATCGTGGAGCAAGTCGTACAGCGCGCCGACGGCGTCCCGCTCTTCATCGAGGAGCTCACGTATAGTGTGGTCGACGCGCTCCAAAAGGGCGGAAATGAACCGTCGTCCTGGGTTGGCGCGGTGCCCGCGACCCTCGAGGCACTCTTGCACGCCCGCCTGGACAGCTTGCCCGAGCCCGGCAGGAAGCTGGCGCGGGTCGGATCGGTGCTGGGGCGCGAAATGAATTACGATCTGCTTCGGGCCATGTGGCCTCTTTCCGAAGAATCACTCCGGATCGGACTTCTCCAGCTCGTGGAGACCGGGGTTTTTCGCCCGATCGGGCCCATCGCGCGCGCGACGTGCAGGTTCAAACACGCCCTGGTGCAAGAAGCCGCATACCAATCCCTCGTCAAACAAGAGCGGCAGGAGCTGCATCAGCGAGCCGCCGAGGTGCTGGTCTCGCAATTTTCCCAGATTGCCGAGCAAAACCCAGAAATCGCGGCCAGGCATTTCGCCGAGGCGAAGCGCCCCGAGGAGGCCTGCGTCTATTTCGAGAAGGCGGCGAAACAGGCTTTGCAAAGGTCGGCAAACATCGACGCGCTCACGCACTATGCGCGTGCGATGGCGCAACTGGATCTGCTGCCATCGAGTTCGATCCGCGACCGACGCGAGCTTTTGCTGAGGGCCCAGCTGGCGGGCGTGTACCTCGCCGAGGATGGACTCGAGTCCATCCGTATTCGGGAGACGCTTTCGCGGATTCGTGAGCTCGCCGAGACGTATGACGGCGACGAACAATCGTTCTGGGCGATGTTGAGCCTTCAACAATTGAACCACGTTCGGGGTGAGCACCGCACCGGTCTCGACTGGGCGGCCCATCTGATGGCCCGTGCGAAGGAGGCCGCGCATCAGGGCATGATCCTCGCCGCGTACATGGCGACGGTTGCGTCGGCACTCTACTACGGCGACCTTACGGGGTGCCGCGACGATGCAGAGGCGGGCATACGGCTCTATGAGGCGCAGGAGCGAGGAGCGATTCGCGTCTACATGGGGGCGGACGTCGGCGCACTTTTGCACGTGTATCTTGGCTATGCATTCTGGCTATTGGGAGAGCCTGACCAAGCGCTGCGCCATTGCCAAGAGGGGGTGCGAATCGCGCGCAAATACGATCATCCGGTCAGTCTCTTGATACGGTTGCTCCTGCTCGCCCTTCAGCACAATGACCGCGGTGAGTTCTCGGAGGCGCGGACTCTCGTGGACGAAGTATTGCACCTGTGCGAGGAGTACGGCCTCCATTTCATCGCGTCCACGGCCCGTGTCGTCCGAGCGTACACGCAAGTCGAGTGCGGTGAGCGCCAGGGGATCGACGACCTCCACGCAGCCCTGTCCCGTCGAGCCACGATGGGCGCGACCATCGGCTTCACGCGCTATCTTCCCGTGCTGGCCCAGGGGCAGCTGCAAATTGGCGCACTCGACGAGGCCATGCTTTCAATCCATCGAGGAATGGAGATCGCGGAACGGACGGGGGAGCACTATTGCGATCCGGAGCTCCTTCGCTTGAAAGGGGAAATACTCCTCGCTATGGCCCCATCGAATGCCGAGCAAGTAGCACATATCTTCGAGCGCGGCCTCGAAATAGCACGCCGTCAGCATGCCAGGAGCTGGGAGCTGCGACTTGCCTGCAGCTACGGTCGCCTGCTGGCCAGCCAAGGGAACCCTTCCAAAGCAAAGGGCCTTCTTGCTCCGATTCTATCGACCTTCACCGAAGGCCACGGCACCCGTGACCTTCGCCTGGCACACGCCCTACTCGCCTCCTGGACGACACCGCCGGAATCGTGA
- a CDS encoding DUF2325 domain-containing protein has translation MGRHSNAESGQHGAQGKAAVIVVGGSGGMSDRYRTIVEERGLELRHFENRVPNGTRRILGRVAAVIVMVGMVSHSLRDQAKSLVPDDAPVVYLRSASLSALRNAVASIEP, from the coding sequence ATGGGCCGTCATTCCAATGCCGAATCGGGACAACACGGGGCGCAGGGAAAGGCCGCGGTGATCGTCGTCGGCGGGAGCGGCGGCATGTCGGACCGCTACCGCACGATCGTCGAAGAGCGCGGGCTCGAGCTGCGTCACTTCGAGAATCGCGTCCCCAATGGCACGCGACGCATCCTTGGGCGGGTGGCCGCGGTCATCGTCATGGTCGGCATGGTCTCGCATTCGCTTCGCGATCAGGCAAAGTCGCTCGTCCCCGACGATGCTCCCGTCGTCTATTTGCGCTCCGCGTCCCTCTCCGCACTGCGAAACGCCGTCGCGTCGATCGAGCCTTGA
- a CDS encoding dipeptidyl peptidase 3, producing MGLPHRFGRSVVGIALSLIACSGVRPSHVEPYREVRRGPSKATVLDSVGDATVASYPPTGFAALTPSQRALAYHLVAAAWSADSLLTMQSSRFALPAQAAVRAILAKAERLEPRLRERVLACRRYLFLYHGLHDHWTSLKITLPISQSEFERAAQSTGVAVAPELLAAMFDPKVEPMLVDKNPGPGKDPIVESAASHYQGLTSKDFETYREKYELNGRLRKENGKIIEEVYRAGDARTPPGLAASEIRHIISHLRDASAIAPAREKRALERLVTYLETGDNERMREHDIEWLTEAFPIDYAFGFILTYDDVRQRKGSFLAFVSMPDPERNGPLQALAANAAYFEQKLPFAPEHRRDVFRPPAAAAVMALAATAGAGPFGFGGINLPDAQDLKEKYGSKNAIVLSVEDTNRAVMGTRRTTAFAPAEDRAEMDRCAPYLWYALAGFHEITGHGSGKVMPSLADDPAKPLAPHFGAMEEGRADLVADYLTGDPKTVEIGVLPDTGCARVYPAAKTTMLLTNHLQVPHGDVIEEDHQRAAFIELGFLRDKGVISVERRNGDVFFVVKDPDAWRRAVGELLAEYQRIKATGDGAALRALVEKYGLRLDPKLRDEVVARNAALNLPKRIATIPPTLIPIRDGAGRVIDAKAEQTASLDAYIDLIEHANHAQ from the coding sequence ATGGGTCTACCGCACCGATTCGGCCGCTCCGTCGTGGGAATCGCGCTCTCCCTCATCGCATGCTCCGGTGTGCGCCCGTCGCATGTGGAGCCGTATCGCGAGGTGCGTCGTGGCCCGTCGAAGGCCACGGTGCTCGATTCGGTCGGCGACGCGACGGTGGCGTCGTATCCGCCCACCGGGTTCGCCGCGCTTACGCCTTCGCAGCGCGCGCTCGCGTACCACCTCGTGGCGGCGGCTTGGAGCGCGGATTCGCTGCTCACCATGCAGTCTTCGCGCTTTGCGTTGCCCGCGCAGGCTGCGGTGCGCGCGATTCTGGCCAAGGCCGAGCGGCTCGAGCCAAGGTTGCGCGAACGGGTCCTTGCCTGCCGCAGGTACCTCTTTCTCTACCACGGATTGCATGATCACTGGACGAGCCTGAAGATCACCTTGCCCATTTCGCAGAGCGAATTCGAGCGCGCGGCCCAGTCGACGGGGGTCGCCGTTGCGCCCGAGCTGTTGGCCGCCATGTTCGATCCGAAGGTCGAACCGATGCTCGTCGACAAGAATCCGGGGCCGGGCAAGGATCCCATCGTCGAGAGTGCGGCCAGCCATTACCAAGGACTCACGAGCAAGGACTTCGAGACATATCGCGAGAAGTACGAACTCAATGGCCGCCTGCGCAAAGAAAACGGCAAGATCATCGAAGAGGTCTACCGCGCCGGCGATGCGCGTACGCCGCCGGGATTGGCCGCTTCGGAGATTCGACACATCATTTCGCACCTTCGCGACGCGAGCGCGATCGCGCCAGCAAGAGAGAAACGCGCACTGGAGCGCCTCGTCACGTACTTGGAGACAGGCGACAACGAACGGATGCGCGAGCACGATATCGAGTGGCTCACCGAGGCTTTCCCGATCGACTACGCCTTTGGTTTCATCCTGACGTACGACGATGTTCGCCAGCGCAAGGGGAGCTTTCTGGCCTTCGTATCGATGCCCGATCCCGAGCGCAATGGCCCGCTGCAAGCTCTGGCCGCGAATGCCGCGTACTTCGAGCAGAAGCTCCCCTTCGCCCCGGAGCATCGGCGCGACGTGTTTCGTCCACCGGCGGCGGCAGCCGTCATGGCACTCGCTGCCACGGCGGGTGCGGGCCCCTTCGGGTTCGGGGGCATCAATCTGCCCGATGCCCAAGATCTAAAAGAAAAATACGGCTCGAAGAATGCGATCGTGTTGAGCGTCGAGGATACGAATCGCGCGGTGATGGGGACACGCCGAACCACCGCGTTCGCTCCCGCCGAAGATCGCGCCGAAATGGACCGGTGTGCGCCGTATCTTTGGTATGCCCTGGCGGGCTTTCACGAAATTACGGGGCATGGCTCGGGGAAAGTCATGCCGTCGCTCGCAGACGATCCGGCGAAGCCGTTGGCCCCCCACTTTGGAGCCATGGAAGAAGGGCGGGCCGATCTGGTCGCCGATTACCTCACCGGCGACCCCAAGACGGTGGAAATCGGAGTTTTGCCGGACACCGGATGCGCACGCGTTTACCCAGCGGCCAAGACGACGATGCTGTTGACCAATCATTTGCAAGTGCCCCACGGAGACGTGATCGAAGAGGACCACCAGCGTGCCGCATTCATCGAGTTGGGATTCCTCCGCGACAAGGGCGTCATTTCCGTGGAGCGACGCAACGGAGACGTCTTCTTCGTGGTGAAGGATCCGGATGCGTGGCGCAGGGCCGTCGGTGAGCTCCTGGCCGAATACCAGCGCATCAAGGCCACCGGCGATGGCGCTGCCCTCCGGGCGCTCGTCGAAAAGTATGGTCTCCGGTTGGATCCGAAGTTGCGCGACGAAGTCGTTGCCCGCAATGCAGCACTGAACTTGCCGAAGCGGATCGCGACCATTCCTCCCACGCTCATCCCCATCCGCGATGGTGCGGGCCGGGTCATCGATGCGAAGGCCGAACAAACCGCCTCGCTCGACGCCTACATCGATCTCATCGAGCACGCCAACCATGCCCAGTGA
- a CDS encoding isoprenylcysteine carboxyl methyltransferase yields MVLAHLRSLVLPLFASVFVPWLLVGLGDEPPRTTWWHALRAAPVLAMGLAMLGWTVALFVRVGKGTLAPWNPTRRLVVVGPYAHVRNPMISGVFCILCGEALLLESSRMATWALLFLVVNHVYFVFSEEPGLTMRFGAEYTEYALHVPRWLPRLRPWRPDRTL; encoded by the coding sequence ATGGTGCTCGCGCATCTGCGGTCCTTGGTCCTGCCCCTTTTTGCTTCGGTGTTCGTGCCCTGGCTTCTCGTGGGGCTCGGCGACGAGCCGCCGCGAACGACGTGGTGGCACGCCCTGCGCGCCGCCCCCGTCCTCGCCATGGGCCTGGCGATGCTCGGATGGACGGTCGCGCTCTTCGTGCGGGTCGGCAAGGGAACGCTGGCGCCATGGAACCCAACGAGGCGGCTCGTGGTGGTCGGGCCCTACGCCCATGTCCGCAATCCGATGATCAGCGGCGTCTTTTGCATCCTCTGCGGCGAAGCCCTGCTGCTCGAATCGTCGCGCATGGCGACATGGGCGCTGCTCTTCCTCGTCGTCAACCACGTCTACTTCGTCTTCTCGGAAGAGCCAGGCCTCACGATGCGATTTGGTGCAGAATACACTGAATACGCGCTCCACGTTCCGCGGTGGCTCCCTCGGCTGCGCCCATGGCGCCCCGATCGGACACTTTGA
- a CDS encoding glucose 1-dehydrogenase, which yields MSVLRSFDLTGKRALVTGGNRGLGKAFAFALAEAGASVAITGRDAAANATAHEQMAGAGHRVVAITADMTQRADVERSLAEAIDGLGGVDILINNAGQCIHKAAFDATDEEFDQVFDLNVRGLWLCSKVFGRHMADHRGGVMVNVGSISALIVNRPQMQASYNASKAAVHQLTKSLAVEWAPHNIRVNALAPGYVKTEMAPVDKPEFRRMWIEDSVQKRYATPEEIAPSVIYLASDASAFMTGSVLVIDGGYTVY from the coding sequence ATGAGTGTACTACGGAGCTTCGATCTCACGGGGAAGCGCGCGCTGGTCACCGGCGGCAACCGAGGCCTCGGCAAGGCCTTCGCGTTCGCCCTCGCCGAGGCCGGCGCCAGCGTGGCGATCACCGGGCGCGATGCCGCTGCCAATGCGACCGCGCACGAGCAAATGGCCGGCGCCGGCCATCGCGTCGTGGCGATCACCGCCGACATGACCCAGCGCGCCGACGTGGAACGGTCGCTCGCCGAGGCCATCGACGGTCTTGGCGGCGTCGACATCCTGATCAACAACGCGGGCCAGTGCATCCACAAGGCGGCATTCGACGCGACGGATGAGGAGTTCGACCAAGTCTTCGACCTCAACGTGCGCGGCCTCTGGCTTTGCAGCAAGGTTTTCGGCAGGCACATGGCCGACCATCGAGGTGGCGTGATGGTCAATGTCGGCTCGATCTCGGCGCTGATCGTGAACCGACCGCAGATGCAGGCATCGTACAACGCTTCCAAGGCCGCCGTTCACCAGCTCACCAAGTCCCTTGCGGTCGAGTGGGCACCGCACAACATCCGCGTCAACGCGCTGGCCCCCGGGTACGTGAAAACCGAGATGGCGCCGGTCGACAAACCGGAGTTCCGGCGGATGTGGATCGAAGACTCGGTTCAAAAGCGTTACGCAACCCCCGAGGAAATCGCGCCCAGCGTGATCTACCTCGCCAGTGACGCCTCCGCGTTCATGACCGGCTCCGTCCTGGTCATCGATGGCGGCTACACGGTTTACTAA
- a CDS encoding phosphotransferase: MAAMPNRSREEISTAVSTWGRPREIAWRAWRWAATFDQGLIAFAADDDDGWDRLRREGALLACLRDRVAFGIPGVIVEDEARRLQLRRMVPGITGQAVEQLVFGHATIESAGARYRPGLPLTREGARLARDLGRALGELQHAVSVDDAHALGFGRREYGPIVTEIDAYLTRRHDLRDLHEVLLSLRSWFAMLPEHLAFCLCDLQLHNMSVRPQDGGLGGLFDFDDAAVADGLEDFKYLPSFGIAFTQTALEAFVAAGGRAASIADIGRFHVLSALEHFLFVPEESERWPRIVEWVRSAVAHFARDW, from the coding sequence ATGGCCGCAATGCCCAACCGGAGCCGCGAGGAGATCTCAACTGCCGTGTCGACGTGGGGGCGCCCCCGCGAAATTGCATGGCGCGCCTGGAGGTGGGCCGCCACCTTCGACCAGGGTCTCATCGCCTTCGCGGCCGATGACGACGACGGATGGGACCGACTTCGGCGCGAGGGAGCATTGCTCGCCTGCCTCCGCGACCGGGTAGCCTTTGGCATCCCCGGTGTGATCGTCGAGGACGAGGCGCGCCGGCTTCAATTGCGGCGCATGGTACCGGGCATCACCGGCCAGGCCGTCGAACAGTTGGTCTTCGGCCACGCCACCATCGAATCGGCGGGAGCGCGCTATCGGCCGGGCCTGCCTCTCACCCGTGAAGGGGCTCGCCTTGCGCGCGATCTGGGGCGCGCGCTCGGCGAGCTGCAACACGCCGTTTCCGTGGATGATGCGCACGCGCTGGGATTTGGTCGACGCGAGTACGGGCCGATCGTCACCGAAATCGACGCCTATTTGACCCGGCGGCACGACTTGCGCGATCTTCACGAGGTGCTTCTGAGCCTTCGCAGCTGGTTCGCGATGCTGCCCGAGCACCTCGCCTTCTGCCTTTGCGATCTTCAACTCCACAACATGTCGGTGCGGCCGCAAGACGGAGGCCTCGGCGGCTTATTCGACTTCGACGATGCCGCCGTCGCAGACGGTCTCGAAGATTTCAAATACCTCCCGTCCTTCGGGATTGCCTTCACCCAAACCGCGCTCGAGGCGTTCGTCGCTGCGGGCGGGCGGGCTGCGAGCATCGCAGACATCGGCCGATTTCACGTACTCTCGGCGCTGGAGCACTTTCTCTTCGTACCCGAGGAGAGCGAACGTTGGCCGCGAATCGTGGAATGGGTAAGGAGCGCTGTCGCGCACTTCGCACGAGATTGGTAG